The genomic segment CTGAGAGGCTTGGCCCATTTTAGTTACGCACCACAGTGTCTGCCATGCATCACCTCCTCCTGCCAACTGATAGAGCTTTGGGAAGCCCATAAAACACTGGGCTGCCTTTAGTCACAGCTCAGGTGCGTGTGACAAGTGGACAGGCAATGAGGAATGAAATATGCTTGTATGTGTATTGATGTCAGAgtgagagatacaggaagagtGTGGGAGCTAAATAAACTAGTTCCTGTCAGAGAATAACCAGCGCTGCTCTGTCTTGCTGCAGTCAGtcatatctttatttttatactcACCCATGGACAAATACTGTTGaactttatttttgtcatgCAAACATCTCTTAATAATCATCCCTCCCTCACGCACAATTTTGATGAATTTCTCTGTCACAATCACCAATCACCAAAGTATTCCAGCAGGTGTTTGTTTATGAAAATGTACTTATAGAAGTAAAGCCAATAAATCAAACTGACTGTATTATTTATAGTGATGTTGCTCAATGATACATGATAATGTTTTCTTGGCTTTATCTTGCCTGTTCAGAAAAGGTATGTGGGTATGGCTTCTCAGCATCATGGTTCATGGAACTCAGCTTTCCCACTGAGGAGTGCAGTTTGACAGTTGTTAGGCAGTGTTGGAAATATTATTCTTAGCAACTAAGCATTTATGAAAATATCAAAACCTGGTCAAAACATCTCGGGTAGTCAGAACTATTATGATGTGTATAGTACGTAATGTACGGCCAGGAATTTCTCTCTTATGTTTAAATGGCTTTTAATTCATTAAGTTTTAAGCCCTTGttgcatttatgtttaacaGTACATTATTGTGAATTACTGCTCTTTTtacataatatattttatgtaatggTTCTCCAATGCGTTTGGGTCATGGAGGATACACTCACATATTTACCACATGGCTGCAGCTTCTCACTGGGCTGAAACTCGGTCCAGTAGAGAAATCACACAGGCATTCAAAAACCAAgacaaatattattttaaagtgCACAAAGCCCACAGGATAGTCAGCCACATTTCTACTTATCTACCATAAAAAACAGGTTGcaaatcattattttctataaacttttatttgctttctttggCTACCCAAGAGACCTAATTTTCAAAATACATAAGGTCTATAGTACTTAATAGAAAGCATGGTTTGGAGGTCATTATCAGACACATTACAACAACACATGTCTGATTCTGCTGTGAGCCCCCagtttttgattaaaaatgcatgtaGATCATGGCTTTTGAAAGCCTAACATCTGTCCTGTTGATCTCTCTGTGTAAAGCCAAGAGAAGATGAAGTGGTACATCTCTCAAAAGTAAAGCAATTGCAAATATGAATGTggaaagcaacattttaataaagTCTGGGGTAAACACTAGTAAATGTAACCCTTCAGACTTTGATGGACCATCTGACAAGCACTTCGGTTGGAGCATACTGACGCCTTTAATGATAAAGGACAGTCCTGTGGCTACACTAGTTAAAAACATTGGTTTAGGTTATATGTTTAAGATACAGAAATGGCAAATTGAAGCCATTCTTGACTTTAGAACACACCTCAAGCATCGACCATATCTCATCTTTGTCATCAGCTCTGATGGGTGTTTTTGGGagtttttttgcaaatgtatcATGTAAATGTATTATAACGGAAGGAAATGCTTTCAACATGCTTAGACCTCAATGATACACACAGTGAGTTTTGGTTAGTAGCATTGAATGTAAACAGGAACTtggtttacaagaaaactctgCAGGACATCTTTACATCTATATCATTTTCATGTATGATTAgtgttttttcatctttattttgtctttttacttcTAAGATGGAACAGACAAAAAGCTACATTTGTTATAGTGTCCATGTTAACCCAAACCACCTTGAAATGCTGACAAGTCATATTTATGACTTCTGAACTTAAAGGTTTCGAAGAGTACTTGAAGGCAGCATAACATCCTGCTCCAAGCCCTTTCTTGGCCTGCTCTCTGTTGTCTGCGCTATATTTTACCATAGTTTTTTACTGAACATTCCTCTGTGCAGCTGCCAAGCTTCACGGGCTGAAAGACAACATGGTTATTTTTCTAACTTGACACCTCACTGGCGTTTTATAGACGTAGTTTGCATTTGAATGATTCCTTGGAGCAAACTGGAGCTGAGGATTAAAACACcagtaataataaaaaggaaCTATCTGACTGTGATTTTGTTATGAAAGGAATGTGAATTTAACCTCCCTTATTGCAAGCTCGGTGCTCACTGAAATCACTTCATCATCGTGCATAAAGCTATCGTACTTTTACATTCACAAAATAACTCACAATATGAAACCTGTTGATCATAAATCAGATAAATCTCTTATTTTTGGGTGTCACTTAAGGCTTCAATATGGCGGTGGTGATGGTGTAACAGTGGCCGAGCCAGGTTAAATGTGGTATTTAGGTCACGTGGAAACACAACACagatactaacacacacacacacacacacacccccatgTACAGCAGTGGAGATTCAAACCAGCTGATCTAATCTGGGGGGCCGCAGACAGGACGTCTACACTTCTGTGTCTATATaaacgcacacgcacacgcacacgcacacgcacacacacacacacacacacacacatacacacactcactcaggaATGCATCACTCAACACTGCGCACACTAGACATCAGAGCTTCAGTGTAAGAGAATGCACTCTTTTAATGTATGAATAGCCAGCAACAGTCACTggtctaaaaaagaaaaaaagtttttgtcactttatcaCCGTCTGTCTAGCTCTAATTTGAACCTCATGCTATTATATCCAGTGTGGTAGACATGAGCTACTGTGGAGACTCTCTTAGAAATGGCTCCCATGAGTTTGTGATTTATGGCCAGGCGAGCTATTGGTTTTACATTCCACATGTTAATTAGATTCGGCAGAAGGTGATCCCTTGCTGGCCAGCACACCTCAGTACAACACAGGACCATTGATTTGGTCCGTCCCTGCCAATAAAGAGTTGGTGAGAATCCCAAAAGCATTTCAATGCTAACTAAATCTTTTGAGACAGCAGCAATCATGTAAAATTTACCATGGTAGTAAGGTAGTATATTTAAactctgtacatacagtacagagtTTAAATAGgtctgtacatacagtacagagtTTAAATATAGCTTCAGCTCTGTTCTCACGATTATTTATTGTCAAAAAGGCTGTAACCTCAAACTTAAGGAAATCTTCCCACACGATTTTGTCCATACTAGCAgcgtggctctagggatggcaatgtcagtctgtcattCTTTggtagactgaaatatcttagcTACTATTGGATGGATAGCCATTGAATTTTGTGATCTTTCATGGTCCCCgtaggatgaatcctaatgactttgataaTCTAACTTTTACTTTAGCGCCACCAGCAAGTTGATGGTTTTCATCTACTGCCTGGATAGGCACAAAATTTGGAACAGACATTCACGGTTACCAGATGATGTATCCAGTTGACTTTGTTGATTCCCGGGCTTTTTCTGTAGCACCAGCATGAGGTTAAGATTTGtaatttttggtgaaatactTGGGCAACATAAAGTCAGTCTACCACTCTGGTCCAGACTGAtatatctcagcaactattggatggaattgccatgaaatttgatttgTGTTCCCCACAGCATGATGTAGaataactttggtgacccccAAATTTTCCTGTTTTGCCATGATAAAGCCAAAATTTAACTCCCATCAGCTGTTTCATGTGTTTAGCGATGACTGTCAAAATGCTAACACTGCAaagtaagatggtgaacatggtaaacattacacctgctatACATCAGTATGTgagcattgtcattgtgagcatgttagcatgctcatgttagcatttagctcaatgcACCATTGTAGTACAGCCTCGCAGAGCTGCTAGCGTAGCAGGAGACTGTTCACAAATCAGCTGTAAAGTGCAGAGAAAGGTCCTGTCCTGTTATCATTAGTAAGTAAAGAGCTTTGCATTAAGAGTAGGACAAGATGCATCAATATGGCAGATCAAAGGGCCTGCCCAGAGACAAGGGATCAATATACATGACAAGAGAGGGACTCTAGGGAGACGATGCTATTTACAGCAAAAGGGATTATGGGAAAAGCAAGGCCGCAGTCCAAGCTgggggaaagtgtgtgtgacagtatgtgtgtatgtgtgtatatgtttgtgtgtgaaagtggTCTGAATTGAATTAGCCGCCTGTTGCCCTATGACCGACTGAGAATAGCCAAGCCTCTGCCACTGGATAATTTATCACCTCCAATTATATCCAAGCCATTTAGAGATTGAATCTGTCATCTCTGGGAGACTCTTGCTCTTCAGGATCCTTTTGTCCAGGAAATTATGAATTGAAGCATTCAGGCCAGCAAGCACACCAGTTATTATTGCTAACAAAGAGATATTCACAAATGACTTTTCAAAACAGCACTAACTCAAACGCATGGGTGAAAAAGAGACCACAACATGTTTGAAAGATTTTACTCTATCAGgctaaatatctttttttgtgtgtgttttcagatggACCTGAAGCTGCTCTTAATATCTGCATTGTTAGGAGTCTTCTGTAATGCTCAGAAAGGTAAGATTTCTCTGTCAgttctcatttttttaaacaggatTGGCTTACAGATTGCTATAATGTCATTATCCTGTCATATCATGTCATTTTGTTGATGTCAGCTTGCATAGTAGACGCACATTTCATAATGATGATTCCCTCTCTGGAGAAAGAGGCAGGCTACTTTAGCTTAATGATGTCATTGACCAGAGCCAAAGCTCTACCTTAGCATCACGGAGAGTAGAGGATAATGGAAAAGACGGAATATTCCGTCTCTGTCTCCAATTACCACCGAGCCACACAGTGTTCCAGATGAACTGATGTGTAAACACGGGGGCTTAACAGGCTGCTTACTTTGCAGGGACTGTGCTGTACCCTCTGACtctgcctcctcttctcttctctctttgttttccatCCAGAGGGGAACGAGTGCATCAATGCCAACGCCAAATTCTGCGGGGAGTGCATCCAGGCTGGAGCCAAATGTGGCTGGTGTACAGACCCAGTATGTGAATTGAAGCTGTCAGCTATATTCAGTGCTGAGAAATGCAGTATGATGCCATTATGATGCCATAAGGAATATATTTATCATAAACATGTAATTTTGGATAGTGCCTAATGTAGGGCTACAGCTAAGGActgtttttgatcatttttttggagtcactgattaatcgtttagcccataaaatatcagaaaataaggaaaacacaatttcacagagcccaagatgacgtctttcaatagtttttagttttagtttttttatttagttttttgtttgttttgttgaactATCTATCTATTTACAATGATACAttggaaaagcagaaaatcctcactgGAGCTGAAAAGATTAGTCAGTTacttgattagttgattgacagaaataaatcagcaactattttgataatttcttcattgttttcagtcaaaatttccaaatatttgatagttccagcttctcaaatttgaagAAGAAGCTATCtttctttgcttttgatttttgtaaattgaatatctttggtgtTTGGACAgttggtcgaacaaaacaagcaatttaaagatgTCCCCATTGCTTTGGAAAGGTGTGATGTggatttttaactgttttatataCCATATGATTGAtccattaatcaagaaaatcggtagattaatcaataatgaaaaaaatcattagttgcagccctcatCTTTGGAGACACATTGGAGGCAGTTGAACTAGCCAAGTTTTTTGCTCaataaataacttaaatgattaatgatttCAGAATGAATATGGACAATAAACTCAATGCCATTGATGTTGCTGGCAGGTTTAGTCCAGTGTGTCTATCTGAATTTAAAGGGATGATCAGGCAatcgaagcagcagaggccaagatatcctgacttttagtctttTGATGATAGATAAATTCCTCAGAATCTATTCTATATGGATTGCAGACTATTTCTTCATGAACTGGATCAAATATACAGTGTTTGGCACTATGGATGTAGATGTAGATTTTGTCTTGTTTGGATTTGTATATTGTGTCTTGTGCTTATggggctgtgtttgtgtgtttgaatatttgttgttttgtcatcGTGGGATATCTCCTGAGAGGTTTATGCTTATGTTTCTGTTTGGATGATATTTATGTGTTGTGCTGTTAGATGATGGTGGGTTAACATGTCggaatgtttggtttgttttcagttAATGTGTCTGAATAATTTCATGAGGGATGACcagacatgaaaataaagatattcattcattcattcattcatttagtgCCAGTTATAGGTAAAaaactggatcctacatttcccataattcaACTTGATAGTGACTTCCATTAGATCCTCTGCCTGGTAAAtgccacatctttcaaactccttGCTTCCAGTTTgtaatgtttctctttttaaatttgTAGTTTCCAAGCCCAACCCGAGAAATAATGATGTCATAACTGATGACATCAAAGAGTGACAAAAGACATTATATCATACAAAATGTGTCCACAGGATAAATAAGTAGATTCTCATAATACTTTCTCTCGTTACTGCTTCTCTTAGGACTTCCTGAAACAAGGAGAAACTGTGTCGACCCGATGTGATGAGCTGCAGTCTCTGAGGAAAAGAGGCTGTAAAGATGATATGATTGAGAACCCACGTGGAGAGCAAAGGATCCTTAGGAACAAAATGGTGACAAATCGCAAAAAGGGAGCAGAGAAACTGAAGCCAGAGGAAATCACTCAGATCCAGCCCCAGAAGCTCAGCCTCACCCTCCGATCTGGTGAGGAATCGTTTTAGGATAGTTTTTTCTCAGGCTTTTCTcagcttgttttggtttttaagaATGATTACTCCACACCTGGTAACATCTGTAAATGTATAACATGTGTGTACAGGCGAGCCACAATCTTTCAACTTGAAGTTTAAACGAGCGGAAGATTATCCCATTGACCTGTACTACTTGATGGACCTCTCCTACTCCATGAAGGACGATCTGGAGAATGTCAAGAACCTGGGAACCAGTTTGATGCTGGAGATGTCAAAGATCACTTCTGACTTCAGGATAGGTGAGGATTTTTACTCTGATGTGTGAGTACACTGACAGTTTGTTTCCTTTTAGGGGCATAGAGAATGACAAGCAAGAGCTTTAACCAAAACtcacattttttgaaaaacCACCATTAAAAACAGATTACAGTTTTGGAAGccaagaatatttatttatatatttcattttaaaaaatagtgaaaaaataaactacataaAATGATTTGTAGTCATTTCCTATTGCTGGTACAGACATGTAATCCTAATGAACTGCACAGTTCTCTGAGTAGACTGACAGACATGTGTTATCAGGTGTCCTGCTGTAGGTATTTAGTGCCACCCAAGTCTGAACAACCTTGTTCTGACCTGCATAAACAAACCAAAGGAGTAAACACTCAAGAGTTCAGTGACCTCCTCTGAATTCATTTAGTGTCAACTTACCACTAGACTCAAGCACCCTAGTAAGTTGAAATGAAACACGGAATCAAActatttttccttgtttttgttttccaaaggCTTTGGCTCCTTTGTGGAGAAGACAGTCATGCCATACATCAGCACCACCCCAGCCAAGCTGTTGAACCCGTGCACGGGCGACCAGAACTGCACCAGCCCGTTCAGCTACAAGAACGTCCTGAAGCTGACAAGCGACGGCACGAAATTCAACACCCTGGTGGGTCAGCAGCACATCTCTGGAAACCTGGACTCTCCTGAGGGGGGCTTCGATGCCATCATGCAAGTGGCTGTGTGTGGGGTaagcagtaaaaaaagaaaactgctgTTACTATTCAGTGATCCGGAGGGAAATAATCACACTCAGGTTCACAATTTGAAGTTATTTTCCTACAATTATGGCACTTGCTTAGAGGGATCCAGCaccaataaatgtgtttatgtggagATGTGTGAAAAGGTATTTTATGAGTCCCTGGTGTTTACAAGGAAATTTTTGGATGCAGGGATAATCAAAAGAGGATGTGTCACATGCTGAGCTGCTCAGATACCCCCTTAGGTTTTTATGGAGGGCATTTATAGCTGGTAGCAGACTATTTTTACtgatttgattatttctttCTTATCTCTCAGGAACAGATTGGTTGGAGGAATGTGACTCGCCTGCTGGTGTTCTCCACTGATGCTGGCTTCCACTTTGCTGGAGATGGCAAACTGGGTGGCATCGTACTGCCCAATGATGGAAAATGTCACTTGGAGAACAATGTGTACACCATGAGCCACTACTATGTAAGTAGCTCAGTATAGTTCAACCTGCTTTGAAAGGTTTCTAGAAGGATTGTCTCCTTCAGCTGGCATCTCTTCCTATGTTGACTTGCGATTTTATTGTGTAAATCTgatttttctcctctgtcttaTTTTTAAGGACTATCCCTCCATTGCTCACCTGGTTCAGAAGCTGAGCGACAACAACATTCAGACCATCTTTGCAGTCACAGAGGAGTTCCAACCTGTTTACCAAGTGAGTTCTTTTAGGGCTGAAATTAGTAAATTAGTCTACCAAAAGGAAATGAACTAGTTAatcttttaagtctttttttaaacaaaaatgccaaatattcattGGTTCCAGCTTCCCAGATGTGAGAAAGAAAACTGGTTTTCTTAGTCTTCTAAaatagtaaactgattatctttagATTTTTGTCTCTGGTtgtacaaaacaagcaatttaatcACTGATATGTCAAATTTGGCCATGGGAAgcaaaatattaattaattaattgagaatataatcaacagattaatcagtaataaaaataatccttGCAGCCCTTATCTCCTCTTTTACCTTGTCTTTTTAAATCCCTTTCTcttgcatgtgtatgtttggAAGATGCCCAGTTCGTAAAAAAGTATCCACCTGGGTTGATACATCTGCTGCAAGTTAATGGCAGCATCCCCTTGAAGCTCTGATTATTTCCTTCTGCCATGCTGTTGCTTCTCAGGCCCCTTCAACCCAGTTCCATCTGAGTTTGATCAAAGTTTTTTTCATTACGTAGCCTGACAGTAAATTCAGTTTGCTTTAGAGCAATAAGAACCTAATAATTTCAGGGTTGAAATCAGCATTGTGTTCATCTAAATCTGGAATGAAATGGTTAAAACTGCATATTTTGGGGCTTTGTAACTCTACTGTGATGCGTTTGTGTGCTGCAGCTGGAACAACAGTCTTTAAAAGTTCATGGAGAAGTATTCCTTATCCTATGTTTTTGCTCATTGGGATTCCAGAGATCACAAGATTAACAGAACTTTAACAAATGCTTTGCCCTTAACTTCTCTCTCCTCAGGAGCTGAAAAATCTGATACCAAAATCTGCAGTGGGCACCCTGTCTGCCAACTCAAGCAATGTTATCAAC from the Thunnus albacares chromosome 21, fThuAlb1.1, whole genome shotgun sequence genome contains:
- the itgb1a gene encoding integrin beta-1a isoform X3 → MDLKLLLISALLGVFCNAQKEGNECINANAKFCGECIQAGAKCGWCTDPDFLKQGETVSTRCDELQSLRKRGCKDDMIENPRGEQRILRNKMVTNRKKGAEKLKPEEITQIQPQKLSLTLRSGEPQSFNLKFKRAEDYPIDLYYLMDLSYSMKDDLENVKNLGTSLMLEMSKITSDFRIGFGSFVEKTVMPYISTTPAKLLNPCTGDQNCTSPFSYKNVLKLTSDGTKFNTLVGQQHISGNLDSPEGGFDAIMQVAVCGEQIGWRNVTRLLVFSTDAGFHFAGDGKLGGIVLPNDGKCHLENNVYTMSHYYDYPSIAHLVQKLSDNNIQTIFAVTEEFQPVYQELKNLIPKSAVGTLSANSSNVINLIIDAYNSLSSEVILENSKLPEGVTIAYTSRCKNGVVSEGESGRKCSNISIGDEVTFTISVTSKGCPKQGKSETIKIKPLGFTEEVEIILNFTCECECHKDGIENSDLCHFGNGTYECGACKCNEGRVGRQCECSSNDVATEDMDRTCRKDNGTDICSNNGDCVCGTCECKKRDNPEERYSGLYCECDNFNCDRSGNKLCGGHGRCECRVCVCDPMWTGSACDCSLDTSTCLAGNKQICNGRGTCECGTCKCTDPKFQGPTCETCPTCPGVCTEHK